GGCGGGAGAAGATCGCCTCGACGCCATCGGCGGCCAACTCCCGATCGTCTCCCGCAACGCGGCCACAGCACGCTGTGCCGCTCGCTTCCCCGGTGGTCGCCCGTGCGCATCTTCGTGCAGGCCAGGTGTGCTCCAGGCGAACGCGACCAGCCGGAACAGGCGGTGAGGAGGGGCCGTCTCCACATGCGGTCCAGATCGCGGGGCTGTCCGATGACAGCCGGCGGCGGATGATGCAGTATGCGCCTCGTCCGTGCCACCGGAACGGCATCTCTCGGGCGGTTCGGACCGGATCGAGCGCTGTCCGCACGCCAGGAGCGGGACCGGTGAGTGATTGGCGCGATGACCCGGCGCTGCGCGGCCTCGCCAGGGAGCTGCGGGAGCGGATCGGCGCCGAGTTCCGCTTCGACGCCGAAGACGGCGAACGACTGGCGGCCCAGGCGTCGCTGCGGGCACGGTCGCTCCGCGATGTCGTGGTCGACCTGCGTAGCCGTGGTGACACGGTCGCGGTTCGGCTCGGAGGTCGCGTCTTGACGGGGCGGGTGGTGTTCGTCGGGAACGACTACGTGCGGCTCCGGACCGGGGCTGGGTCCGTCGACGTTCCCTTGGACCAGCCCTTGGCCCTACGCGTGGTCGAGCGGGCTCGTTCCGGGGGGACAGGACGGGGCGACGGCGCGGCGACGTTCCGTGCCCGGCTGCTGCAGCTCGAGCTCGACCGGGCGGCCGTGCAGGTCGACACGGCCGTCGTGGGAGACGTTCTGCGGGGACGGTTGGAGGCCGTGGCCCGCGATCACGCGTTGCTGCACACGCAGGACGGTCAGGAGTGGGTGATCCCGTTCGTGGCGATCCGGGCCGTCACCCACGCCGACCGGTGACGCCCCGTCCGTGGCGAACGTGAGCTTGCAACGAGACTGACCGGCCACGCCGAACGTGATCTGCGCACGGTCACTACCGGTTGAGCCGTCTTGCATCTTCTTACGCCGCGTCCTAGCGTTCTCGCACGCAGCGGGTCGTGCAGTTCATGGATAGGGGGTCAGCGACTGATGGTGGCCGACGAGTACCCGCCGGTTCTGGATGCAGCGATGGTGTCCGAGTTGCTCGGCATGAACATCGACACGGTTCGCCGGCTGTCCCGGGAAGGGATCCTGCCCGCCCACCGCGTCCCGGGCGGTCGCACCTTCAAGTACCTGCGGGACGAACTGCTGGAGTGGCTGGCCGCGCAGCCAGCCAACAACCCGGCGGATGCGACCGCCGAAGAGGACGTCCACAGCTGATCGTGCGGGCCGCCGCACGCCTGGGCGGCCATGGGTAGGGTCCCGCGCCGCCATCGCCAGCGACACGGACGCGGTACGGGTGGGCGACCGCAAGACACGGAGGGAACGGGGGCATGTCGCTGATCGACGAGACGGCTGTCTCAGCGGCCGGGGAAGCCGTCCTGACCAGACCGCACCGTCGGACGCTGACCAGCCGGCTGTCTGTCGGTCACGTGCTGATGATCGTCGCCGGGCTGCTCGCCGCGGTCACCAACTTCGCGCTCCTGCGCGCGGGAGACGCCAGCTTCCGCGCCGCGGTCGCCGCGAACGACCTCCTTCCCGGCCAGGCCCTCACGTCCGACGCACTGACGTTCACCGACGTCGAGGTCGGTGACGACGTGGCCAACTCGCTGATCGGCCCGCACGATGGGGACGAGTTGGTCGGCAGCGTGCTCGTGAACCACATCGCTGCCGGGGAGCTGATCACACGCACCGACCTGCGGGCGCCTGCCGCCGCCAGCGGCCTGCGCGCCATGAGCGTCCCGCTGGACGCGGCACACGCCGTCGGCGGGGCGCTTCGGCCCGGCGACCGTGTCGACGTGATCGAGGTCCGCGACGGGATCGCTCGGTACATCGCGGTGTCCGTGGAGGTCCTGGCGGTGTCCGATCAGTCCGCCGGTGCGATCGGC
The Actinomycetota bacterium DNA segment above includes these coding regions:
- a CDS encoding helix-turn-helix domain-containing protein; translation: MVADEYPPVLDAAMVSELLGMNIDTVRRLSREGILPAHRVPGGRTFKYLRDELLEWLAAQPANNPADATAEEDVHS
- the cpaB gene encoding Flp pilus assembly protein CpaB, producing MSLIDETAVSAAGEAVLTRPHRRTLTSRLSVGHVLMIVAGLLAAVTNFALLRAGDASFRAAVAANDLLPGQALTSDALTFTDVEVGDDVANSLIGPHDGDELVGSVLVNHIAAGELITRTDLRAPAAASGLRAMSVPLDAAHAVGGALRPGDRVDVIEVRDGIARYIAVSVEVLAVSDQSAGAIGGLGAYSVTVAVDADTALALAAAVNAGSLELVRSTGSDEAAVGATSRPRGSSDGAPEG